Genomic window (Phocoena phocoena chromosome 20, mPhoPho1.1, whole genome shotgun sequence):
CTGAGtcaaggagggaagaaggaggcaaCAGAGGCACTGAGGGTAAAATCTATCACTTTGCACATGACCTTAGTCATGCCCAATCCCAGCCTGGGGTTGCCCTGATCCCCCCACTCCCTTTTCCCTTGCTTCCTCCCTCTACCAAACCTTCACCCAGAGATGTGAGGTCACTTGTCTGAGGTCCCACAGCCAGCAAGTGGTGAAGCTGGGACAGGTAGGggtccagagagagaaagggtttgaaaagacagaagatgtatttttccctcttcctgaCTTCTTTGAAAAGTGTCATGTCAGGGAATTGGTGATTTTCTTTACACTAAATCTCAATGAGCGGAAGTGATTCCATGGTCCCATATTGATTCCTAGTGATCCAAGGTGGTGTGAGGAAGGTGCAGTTCTCCGAATTGGTCACACGGTGTCGCTGTCGGAAAAGAAATCACTGTTTCTCCCGGTTCAGGCTTCCAGGGATGCGCTTgctgaattttttcttatttaatttttggctgcgttgggtcttcgctgccgcgcgcgggctttctctagttgcggcgagcggggtctactcttcgttgcggtgcgagggcttctcattgcggtggcttcttttgttgctgagcatgggctctagacacgcgggcttcagtagttgtggcacgtgggctcagtagttgtggctcgagggctctagagcgcaggctcagtagtcgtggtgcacgggcttagttgctccgcggcgtgtgggatcttcccggacccgggctcgaacccgtttccccggcattggcaggcagattcttaaccactgcgccactagggaagtcccctccttttCTTGAAGATGTGAATTGTCTTAGCCAAAACTGTTAAGCCAAAACGGGATCAtagcattttctctttctcctccatgcataaggtaaaattaaaataaaaggactGTGGTAGATACTTTTAGCGCTTACCATTTTTTCcagctctcttcctcttcctgactACAGTCCCCAGGCACGTTCTacaggtgggcagggctgtgtgacCGTTCTGGCCAATGGGCTGCAACTAGAGGTGACGGGCGTCACTTCCCGGCTGATGTCTTTAAGAGCTAGCACGTGTCTCTTTGTGCTCTTTTCCAGCCACGCGGACTAAGGATGCTGTGGGTCCAGGTGCAGCAACAGGAGAACAGTGTCCATCTGTCTAGATCTGCACTATCCAATaagatagccactagccacagtTGCCATGAATTTGAATGtgtttaaataaagtaaaatgaaaattcagtgcCTCAGTTACATCCACCACCTTTCCAGCTCTCGAAAGCACTATGTAGCATGTGCCCAGTGGCCATGGTGTTAGAGCAGATACAGGAAAATTCCAtcaccacagaaagttctattggacagtacTTCTCTAGGCCACTGAATGGGTGCAGGGAGGACAGTTGCCCTGGAGAAGCCTTTGCATGTGTTGCATTAATCCATTGAgatttgggtttggttttgtgtATTTCCACTGAAGCATAACCCAGCCTAGCCTGACCCACCAGATTTCTTGCTTAAACAAAGGATTTGAGAGCCTTATGTCatctacttccttttttttttttttttttgtggtacgcgggcctctcactgttgtggcctctcccgttgcggagcacaggctccggacgcgcaggttcagcggccatggctcacgggcccagccgctccgcggcacgtgggatcctcccggaccggggcacgaagccgtgtcccccgcatcggcaggcagactctcaacaactgcgcccccagggaagccctgtcatttaAATTATCAAATGGTGGCATAATGTGACTTGGCTAAACCAAATGGAGAGCTGAAGATAACACCATGCAGACTCCAGCGGGGTTAAGATCAAGCTCCATCGAGGCTTAGCTGCTCACCAGCCTCTCTCTGCGGTCTGTCTCCGCCTACCCGGTTTAGATCTAAACCTCCAAAGAACTGTTTTACTACGAGACCTGTCAGAATCATTAGAAATGAAGACGTGTGGGGTCTTTGTTTCTCGTCGctattatttttggttgtcatgggAATTTTCCCAGGTGTCACTGGGAATGGACCCATGGAGTACAGGCACAGTCTCATGGGTCATCAGCATTTGTCTTAGGGGAGAAACAATTTCTGTCCTCGCAGAACGAGCGGCTCAAGGTTTGAGAGTTCATCGGGTTAGAATTGTATTATATTTGAGGTAAGTGTGGACTTCATGACCATCAAAAGCATTAAGAGTTCCTCAATTCTGAGGGAATCTAACCGTCTTCATGTGACCTTCTGCCAGGAaggttataaaaaaaaatcattgctgttGACCCAGCTGTTCCACTCCTAGGCGTAtgcccaaaggaactgaaaacgggtgttcaaacaaaaacttgtacacgaacGTTCATAAAGGCACTATTCATGGTagctaaaaagtagaaacaacctaaatgcccatcaactgatgaaatgataaaaaacaaaatgtggtctatccatttagtggaatattattcagccataaaaaggaacgaagttctGATGCCAGCTACGTCAccatgacatggatgaaccttgaaaacattatgccgagtgaaagaagccggacacataagaccacatattgtatggaTCCATTTTAACAGggaaatctatagaaacagaaagtagattggtagTCGCTCGGGGCTGGGGATTGGAGGGGTGCTAAAGCATGCGGGGGTTTCTCTCTGAGGTAATGAAATGTTCTGAAGTTGACTGTGGTGACGGTTGCAAATATCCGTGAAAATACTCAAGaacactgtacactttaaatgggtaaattgcaTGGTATGTAATGTCTCggtaaagctatttttaaaggaaaaagttatttctgaggctgtgatttttttctaattttcagacACTTATCCTATCTTTTGCCCAATCACTGGTCTCTTCCAGCTGTGGTTTCTTAGACGTCTCCAACTTAGAAAGCTTCGAGATGGGACTTTTGCTTCCAGGTGATTCTTTGTAGTGTCTAGTGCATCTCCTCACCTCACCCAGGCCACCCAACGGCCTGGCTCAGAGAGGGTGAACGGAGGCGTAACCAGGCATGGTTCATTTGCTACAGTATTTTCCAGAGTTTTTGTAGGAGAACTGTTAGAGCTCCCGATGTGTCAGCCCACGATGAAGGTGAGAGCCGTCAGAACAAAAATACCACCCTCCTGTTTGGGGCACCTTTTATAAATATTCTAGTGGATTCTATACAGACTAAATTTTGTTCGTATGTCCTAATGCTTTGAATCAACTTTTCAGGATACGCAGATGCATGTAAGATATAATGGCCCTCAGTGAAAGGACTTCTGAAAGAacctattttaaattttgaaacctTTACTTATTAATACCCGCCAGGACGTACCCTTTACAAAATGGATCCTAAAGGTAGTTTTTAAAACCTCAGCGACTCGCACACATCTTCAGGCTCCGTAACTGTAACCAGCTGGGATAACGTCGAGACggagtttttaaaacatgaactGTGGTTTGTGCAAAACTGGCCGGTCGCCCCTAACGCTTAGTCTTGTCACGTGAAATACTAGGAAGTGGGCCCGTGAGACCTCCAGGCACTTCCCAGTGTTCTCAACACTGGCAGAACAAGGCATCTTGAGACCCAGGCTCAGACCTGACCCCCGTTACTTCTGCctcattccattggccaaagcaagtcatgtgatcaaacccaaagttaggaggCAAGGACGCACAGCTCATCTCTAGTGTGAGGACGGTAAAGGGGGTAAGGCATACATGCGAGGAGGGGATAAATACAGGGCCCCAGAACACAATCTATGACACCACCCAGCACCTTTCTTCCAATCACTGCCAGCTTTCTCCTGAACACAGCAACCGGGGACCCACTTCACCCTGGAGGACTCACACCAGTGATGGTTACACGCAACTCCAGGTGGCATCCAGAGACCACCGTAACCTTGGCTCTGGGGACCACTGAAAGTTCAACCCTGAAGTTAGTTACAGTTCTGTACATATCAAATCACTCATTTCCTGGACTGGAGACCAGGGGGAGGAGGTTCCAGGGTAAAATGGACACACGCAGACACAGGCACGTTTTGTTAACttcatcaacatttattgagctgtgAACCGTTGCAATCACTGCTGAAATGTGAGACTCACCCATCCTGATCCGCTCTCAGCTTCCCCTTGAAAAGGAAGCCTGGAGCAGGACCGTCCCAAACACCAGAGGGTAGAAGGAAGACATGGCGGGGTGCACGGAGATgagggacggggggggggggggaggaagaaGCAGGACCAGCGTGCAAAGTTAGACTCCTGGGGACACACGCACACTCCCACACACGCAGGCAAAGACCAGGGGTGTCCATCTCTACCCCAGCCGGCAGCCGTGAGAACATCAGGGAAGGACCAGGCGTCCACGAGACATTTCAGTCCTTCCTGTCATGAAGCGTCTGCCGAGAGGGGCTGGGCCAAGGTCACTGGACtgcagagaagggggagagggggctTCAGACTACAGGGAGagaggccagattaaagggagTCACTTCACTGACTTTAATCTCTAAGCTTTCCCTGTAATAAACTGCAACCATGAGTAAAACAGCTCTGCTGAGCTCTGTGAGTCCTTCAAGAGAATCGCTGAGCTTGACGGTGGTCTCGAGACTCCTGAAACTGCCCTCAAAAACCATGCGAACAAGAATCattcttccccctttcttttcttaCATAAGTcccatttttgcttattttagatGAAATCACCCATTGGTGGACTCTGGAATCCAAGCAAACCCTGTGCTGATTTAAGCAAATGCCTTGAGTTACTGACAGTCTGGAGGCGGCAAATGGTGTGTTTATGTAAGGGATGCGCCGTTTGTCTTTAGGAGTTCAAACCCCACAAAGGTGGcaccccccctccacccccccccccaacacagCAACAGCCCACACATCGCCAGCTCATGCAGCTTTGGAATTATgaaattcttgattttctttttttaatctgggGAGACTCACTTCTTTTCAGACCTGCACAGGAGGCAAGACATTCATATTTTTGTACTGCTTTAATTCAAATTTGCGGGTCCAAATTCCCACTGAAAGCAACCTCGCTCTGCTCTAGTGAGGACGATAAGAAATGGAACTTGAGTTCAAAGCGTTTGAGAACCAGGCTCCTGGTGCAAAGCATGCTGGGGGCAGGTACCTGGGTCCACAGTATCCTGGCACAGGACACTCAGTGCTAGCACACCGTGGGGTGGGAACTGGCACTCAAGCCTAGAGGGGGGCAGAAAGTGCTTCTAGGCTCTCAAAAGCCAGGAGCCAGAGCTTGGTTATGGCCTAGGTTAGTAACCAGGGCCCAGTTCCAGGACAGGTTGGGTTTGGGTTTCATCTAGAACGTACAGGCTTGAAAATTGAAAAGCAGGCTCAGAAAGTGCTGAAAAGCAGTTGTATGGTCCAGAGAACCACATGGAAACCGCTACTTGTTCTGGTATTGGGCTGGACACTAGTGCTCGGGTCTGGAGCACGTTAGGAACAGGAGTCGTCAACTGTCGTCTAGGCTCCGGGTCCCCCTCACCTCTGCCCTCAGGGCCCATTAGGCCTGAGCCAAAGCGGCTTTGATGGCAGCCACCAGCTTCAGAAACTTGCTCTCCGTGTCCACGTAGCCATCGCCTCcctggagaagggaggaagaggcGAGGGATGAGCTGGGACCAAGATGCCAACCCCAGTCCCAAAACCCCACTAGCCCCAAATGGGGCAGAATGGACAGACAGACATACCTTCTTGGAGTGAACCAACTTCCCCGCTACCAACACTTCAAAGAAACCGGTGACCTGGGGCGTCCCCTCGCCgcactggggagagggagaggtgttggcagggctgagATGCCCTCTTGGGGACACCCGCCGTTGCCCAAGGAATGGAGAATGGGGGCGAAGGGTGGGGCTGACCCACACCACCCCCACTGCCATCCAGGGCTGAAGGACGGACATGACCCATGTTTgactccttccccatccccaggaCCCACGATGTCCAGGCGTCCAGGAAACTCATCTTCTAACTTCTTCTTAAGCTGAAGATACTGCAAAAGGGGGTGGGAGGTCACAACAGGGGTCCACAGGAGCCACGCCAGctagcccccctcccccatcttccaGGGGTGCCTCTTGGGACCACTCTGCTTACCTTGGACTTGTAGCCTCAAGCGCCACTGGTGGGAGAGTGTCCAAGAGAGTGGGTCccgggagagagagggagacggtGGGTAtccagggagaggcaggagcagagatggagggaaatgggggggggggcaggaagaGATGAAGAGGGACACAGATGACAAAACCAAGCGAGGCACAGACACCCtcaagagagaggagagacacacCCGAGTGTTGGGGGGCAGCACACAGATGGGGAGGCAGGGGCACAGGAAGGAGAGAGCCACCCACGTGAGGAAATTCAAACAAGGGGTGACAAGGAGAGGTCACAGCATGAGGCCGAGCAGAGGCGGAGGCAATGGAGAGAACTGGGTTAGGACAACTGCTGAAATAACAGCTCCACCCCCGCCCGTCCAAGGGAAACCATTATTCCTGGATCCCCAAGGCCCTGCCAGGTCCGAGGATGAAATTTAAACGCCTCCCCAACCCCCCACGGGAGGCTATTTTGGAACTGGAGTCTGGTGCAcaggcccccccaccccaccccgggcctCAAAATTTCACTTCACCCCCCCTGCGTGACCGAGCGGCCAGGGACACCACTAATGCTGTGACAGATCTGAGCCTTTCATAACCCCCTCTGGACATCTCACAGACATGACAGCCAGTGGACCCAGATTCGGGTAATCTGTGATCTGCAGCCTGAACCTCGAGCTACCGACCTGCCACTGCCccactcccagcctcagtttcctcacctgtaaaatggagctagacacacaccctcccccacccccactcaagGGGTTTCCGGGAGAGGAAATTCACTTAACATGTATTTATTCAGCGCCTACAGGCCAGCATGCCTGTGCATGCCAGCACGGTCCTAGGGGCCAGGGCGATCAAGCAGTCTACAGGACAGAACATTCCCTGCCGACCTGGCACTTTTTCACTCTGAACGGAACAATCAGATCAAATGTTTAACACCCAACACACAGTATTCCCTCCGCGGTAACGTTAAGATCACTCCCTCTACAGACGGGAAAAGCGAGGTCAGAAAAAGACTAGGGTTAGTAGCGAAAGGCATCCACTGTAGGCATTCAAGTCCTTGCCAAACGCACGCCGGAAACTTCTCGAACCTTCTCGACTCTGGCCGGCCCCACCCCACGACTGTTCCAGGTACTGGGGGAGGGGAAACCGAGGCGCTGACGGAACCTCCTCTCCCATTACACACTGGCCCCCACCTGCTCCCCACACTGAGTCCCGGAACCGGGGGGGTTAAAACAACACACACGTGTCGCAGTTCTACCTTTTGTGACCTGAGACATCTAGAATGTTACAaactgggggcggggagggcagagAAATCAGCGCCCTCTGTTTCCCACCCCTACGGAATCCTTTTCCCAGTGGAAGGATCCCCATGGGTCCTGCCCCCGACGTCCCCAGCGCCCAGCTCCGCTAGGACAGGGCGGGGCCCGGGCGGGATTCGAAGAGGGGACCTCCGGCCCTCGTGCTCACCAATAAACGACTCGAACGGGAATAGCCATGATTCCGGACCGGAGCA
Coding sequences:
- the SELENOW gene encoding selenoprotein W, whose protein sequence is MAIPVRVVYCGAUGYKSKYLQLKKKLEDEFPGRLDICGEGTPQVTGFFEVLVAGKLVHSKKGGDGYVDTESKFLKLVAAIKAALAQA